In Malus sylvestris chromosome 2, drMalSylv7.2, whole genome shotgun sequence, the genomic stretch TGTTGTGTCGAAGAGAGTTTCTAGAAGAAAGTTTGTTGAGGCTAGGGCCGCAAAAGTGGAACTTGAGTATCGATGAGGTTTAGAAGACTCCATAGATGGATCAAATATGCAAAATTCGTGCTTCGAATTTTAGGTCATTTTTGCTACTTAATTTTGTAATTGAATTTGTGTTTGGAATTGTGGAAGGCAAAATCCATAGGAAAATAGAAACTGCATTGCAGAGTCTGAATTCAAATGTAAAAGCAGAACCAAAAACAGACATTCATTGCACAGCTTGGATCTCAATATAAAAACAGAACCAAAAACATACACTGCATAGAGCCTGAATTCAAATGTAAAAGCAGAACCAGAAACATACACGCCATTGCATAGTCTAAATTCAAATGTTAAATAGAAACCAAAAATGGAGATGGCATCGTAGAGTCTTTAATGTTGGAACTTACTTGGATTTTACTAATTATAATTAAGGTTAATTATCCATATCAGACACTAGAGTTTAGTTAGGAGTTAATGACTTGGTCAATTGAATCTCCTATAATGTCGGACGATAAGGATTACGTGATGAAGTAGAGAACACCCTATGATCGAAAGACAAGCGTAATGCTTGCAGTTATCAAACTGCCATCCTTAATGGGAGGAGGTAGTTAAGATGAGATGTCTGTAGATGTCTATATATATACTTGGTCCCTGCTCAAGGAAAGTCTGTTCCATTTTCTGAGATAAAATCTAGATCCATTACTAGAAGAGAACATAAGGTTTCCATTGAGTAGAAGATCAAAGTAAGAGGCTTCAATCTGTGTAATGGCTTCTTCAGGTAAAAACTTGAACTATTGCTAACAGCAGTTCGTCAAAAATACCATGTGTGCATGTCGCAATATCAGAAACAATTAGTTCGTTCAGAGTGTGACAGATACCAGAATGGGAATAGTTTGGTAAGATCCTttaaagttttggtactttaTATCAACTGTTATATGATGTTATGTAATTCTACGCTGGTTGCTATGCAGAAAACGACAATTAAAAGAAGCTTCCCCAACGATTCCACCATACTCTTCTTGTGACAAGCCCCAGAACAAACATAGTATCGGCGTCGATACAACCATTAACATTCAGACAATAATCAACCATAACATGTTTCGTAGCTACGGGCAAcataaactttttattttcttgataaAAAATAACGTCTTCATAATTCATGATCCAGCTTAGGAACTCTTATGCCCTTTTTAGGGTCAAAACTTAATGTTCCACGGTGTAATGTTTCATGACCAATTAAACATACACCATGACGCAGGGCATAAATCGAGATTTAAGCACAAGTCGACCTTATCATAACCCCTAGTACTCCAACAACCCTGGCGATGCTATACActccaaaaacactcaaatttCCAATAGGTTGAATACCTTTATCTTTGCGAAAGACTCGGGCTCAATCGTCTTACAACAAGTTGAGAGCGGATGTATTATCCGAGTTTTATTGTTGCCCCATTTCCTTCTTTGACATGAATCAACCAACCCCTTTCATTTGTAGTTTGTGCGAGATGATAGACTACGCTCTCGTTGATGTCACGAATCAAGTCGCCGCAATCAGGGTTTTCGATGCAAATTTGGACGGGGTTGAGTGGTTTCTCAAAGGGAGGAATAGAACCTGCCATCACTTACACTCCATGACAATAGATGTGCTGGAGTCGAAATCTGCCTGATCTGCACTGGCCCTGTAGAGCTCTAGTTTATTTGCGAGATGCGATCATGTGACTTACTTCTTTTCTGTTCGGCCCCATTTTTCTTGTAAGGTTTAATTTCAATAACCCAAGAAAAGGGGTTATAGGGTTAGTCCAACTCCAACTCCTCCAACACCAACATTGTCTTTTTTCTTATACAGATGCCGAATTTCTTGAACTTTTTGCATTGCGCAACTCCCTTGTCGACCAGTGCATAAAACACCGCGTTTGCAAGCATTTACATTGCGGACTTCGTACTTGAGtagtttctctcttttcttttctttttttttcttttttttttttaatcatttaaagAAGGGGATTTGAAGTTAAGATCCGAATTAAAGAGTTAGTTGGTCACACGATCAGTTTATATATAAAGAGTTAGTTGAACTACAAATTTTTATTTGGAAAACTTCAACTGTACGAGAGAAAGTTtattaaattcaataaaaaaaaagttataccTAGTCAGAGATACATAAAATAACCCCTCATAATAcaaggaaaaaaatgaaaaatataagaaaagatGGGAGACATAAACCTGACCCCTCTTAagctaacaaataaaaatacaagaaaagaaGGGGATGTAAAGCCTAAAACCCTCTATAAAAAATCTAGAAGGTCTAAACCTACAAAATAAGTTGCAAAACACCAAAGTAATAcgctagaagaagaagaagaagaagaaggaaaaaaaaaaaaaacagacatcATAAAAGAGGAAAAACAAGTTGCAAAGCACCAAAAGCAATATGTACAACAACAATATTTGGATAGTTTGTTCCACTTATAGATGCTTAGAGACTGAAGTTAAAAATCACACATTTGCTTTATAACTACATGACAAAATTGGATCACTAATTCCTAAACTTTAGTCGAACTTGAGTTTTAGTTCTTGAACTAAAAATCCATGAGTATTGAATATGGATGAATGCAAAACATTGGAGCAGTAGTATGTGCTGATGGTAAAAAAGCAGTTGGATATATACATTTACGTTCAAAAAGTGATTAATCACTAAACACTAATTAGCCAAACCATATACATAATATACAATGAAGGTTAGATGATTTCTGATCACAATATGGTGTGAAAATTTGACTGCAAACCAACGACGTAGGAAATAAGCAGcaccattttttcttcttctgataAGATAGAATTTATGCAGCTGCAAGAACCTTTGACTGTTTTAGGCCAACTCCAACTGAAGGGTCTAGAGGGCCATTGggtcgaaaatagcccgaaaatcgtctccaaccgaaggccaagccaaagggctcgtgggcTCCACTGGACAAAAAAGGGCCAAAGGACCAACCGGCCGACTCGGGGCCAGGCTAGAATTTGAAAACCAACTGTaactagctgacgtcagctagccgttattattatttttttttcacagtattttttttttcacaaaatttgttttaaaaattgtaaaaattctttttttttccctacaaCTTCCTAAACCATTAAACATTACATAACATTaggtaacatgaaacaacattaatgAATATTAAAGAATATTAAAgaatattaaacaacattaaataacattaaacaaataaaaattatgtttggccctcggttggagatgtttttttgtgacagggctaaaacaagcTATATGAccatttggccctcggttggagatggtaagaaatatggtctTGCAtggttcattaaaatattaattttttgaaggGCCAAAAGGCTAAAACGAACCATCTGGCCAGCCTTCGACTAGGGATGACCTTATTTCTTTCTTGTTGGGCCATCTGAAGCCTTGACTTTGAAAATGCAAATTATATAGAAGACGCGTTTGCAACATGAAAGAAGTTTATAGCTATTAGTCTGGTAATATTTCACCGAATTTCTCTTTTGAATTATCAAACTCTTAGTTTGCAATGCCGTGTCATGAGGAAATTTTGCATCTGTTGCATATGAGACAACAGTTGAAAGAAGTAGAATTCTAGCTCACCCAATTAATACGTCCCCTCGAATTAAACCGAACCCTAACTAACAACTACTAAAAGCTAAAATGTACATCTTTCGAGCCAATGATTGCGCTAGCCACATACTTACACAAATGCTTAAAAACACCTATGAAAACTTAAATATGCAGTGTATATTTTCACCCACCAAGGCAATGAACTTCCTCTCCCCAAAACTTCTTCCTTCATCGTCTAAATCTTCTCTGGAACTTATAACGATCGCCATAGTCTTGTTCTTGTGCCGCAATGCTGCTGCTGTAGAGCTACCGAACAATGAAAAGATTCCTGCAGTGATTGTTTTTGGAGATTCAATAGTGGATCCGGGAAACAACAACAATATTGGCACAATAGTCAAATGCAATTTCCCACCTTATGGGAGGGACTTTGTAGGAAAAAGGCCTACTGGAAGGTTTAGCAATGGCAGAGTCCCCTCAGACTGGATAGGTAATCTAACTATTGTCGCTGTTGTTTCTTACTTTTTACTAGCTCTATTCTTTTTACTAGCTTTACTGGCtcaaccaacaacaacaacaaccagcCGTATCCCACTAAATGaggtcggctgtatgaatcctaaaacgccATTGCGCACGGTTTGCGCTAAGTCTTCAGTTAGATCCAGGTACTGGCTCAACAAAACCGTGAAAATGATTAGCCCTTTACAAATATTTCAGCTGAATCAGTTGGAGTGAAGAAGATTTTGCCAGCTTATTTGGACTCAAATCTGAAGATTCAAGACCTACTTACTGGTGTAAGTTTTGCCTCAGGTGGCTCAGGATATGATCCCCTCACTCCCAAAATAGTGGTAAATAAATATAACCCCCTTTTTTCTATTTACTATTTCATCCTTTCTTtctcttaattttgtttttatcagtCTGTCTTATCTCTATCAGATCAACTggatttgttcaaaaaatacaTAAGCAAGATAAATGCAGCCGTTGGGAAGGAGAGAACGGCGACTATAGTATCGAAAAGCATATACATTGTGTGCACAGGGAGTAACGACATTGCGAATACTTATTTATCTACACCACTAAGAAGACCTCACTATGACATTCCAGCGTATACCGATCTCATGGTTAAATCGGCTTCAGTTTCTTTCAGGTAAACATCGAACAATTGCAATTGAATGTCAGCACTAGAAAATTAAATGGTTTGGTAGTCGTGCATTATGTAGccataaagtactaaatttgCAATGCCCTGCATCCTGAGATGCACATAAGCTTGAGATCCATCAGAATTTCATACCTAGTTAAACATAATCCAGTTTGTTGGAGCAATGTGCTTCCCCCTTTTGCACCCAAGTTTGAATCCCCCTCCCCGTAGAATAGATTAGACTAGAATATTGctcaaacaaaaatacaaaacttTCATCAGAACTAGCCACCTCAGAAGAGTAACAATTGTCAATCTGCCGCATATTTCGTACTTTGCTATTTTTTAATGTGGGGAAAAAATGGAACTACAGGAACTATATGGACTCGGAGCAAGaagaattggagttgtaagtctGCCAGCCATCGGGTGTGTACCGTCACAGAGAACACTGAATGGAGGCATAGACAGAGGGTGCTCGGAGACTGCCAACCAAGCAGCAAGTCTCTTCAACTCCAAGCTCTCCGCCCAAATAGATGCCTTCAATAGGAGGCTGCCAGAAGCAAGGCTTGTCTACCTCGATATCTATAACACATTGCtttccctcatccaaaaccCTACTCAATATGGTAAATCACCACCTTGGTTAATTTCGGAAACAATAATTCACAAAAATGCGTTTCCAACAATGTTCGCATATCATGTAAAGATTTATGTTGTCATACTGTGAATCTAAAACTAAACATTCTGAACATGAATCAACAAGATCAATAGTCTAAATTCACGTTTTTTAAGTCGTCGTCATAGtctcggaaaaaaaaaatttccacaaTGCATATTGATCATAAGGTTGGTATAATGATTTTATATATGGTTTCAGGATTTGAAGTGATCAATCGAGGATGCTGTGGCACAGGAAACGTTGAGGTTAGCATTCTGTGTACACGTTACTCTCCAGGAACCTGCAATGATTCGTCAAAATACATATTCTGGGACAGCTTCCATCCTTCAGAGAAAGGATATGAAGTCATCACCTCTCTGGTTTTCGATTCGCAAGTTCATAAGTTCTTCTgaagcctctctctctctcaagtatCAGCAATCAATAAATTTCCAAGCCAGTTTTGGTGTATTTCTCTTTCAGAAGTTTGAGCCTCAAATTGTTAGAAATTGATGTGTCACCTTTTGACTCTTGTTACGCTtttgtattctttttttttaaatggacaACTAGTGGCTAATCATGATTATCCATTCTTTCTTGGTCCAGAGCGGTTATGAGGATTTCACCCCATTGAAAAATCAATGGGACATGAAATTAACTAATTATACTTCATCCTAAACAAAGTACAAACATGTCTTCATATCATTTGTTTTCGAtagaaatgatgaaaatttgctCAAAAATGTGAAAATTTATAATGAAACATTGGGATTGTCAAACACTGGTTTAAACGAAATATTAAAGTTTCTCCAATGCTTAActgatatataaaaaaaatagaagaaatcTGTCAATTTTAACCAAAACGTAAGTGTTTTTCCGACATGGGTGAAGTCTAAACCAAGTGCCATAATACAATTTTTTCAAACTTCCAgccaattgtattatgacacttattGTACCGGACCATGTTTCAAGCTAAAGGTGGCATATCAATCCATTGGGTTGTTAATGCGTACCCATCAAGACTCATTGAGTTTGTTTTCACCTTACACACACTTTTATCACCACTACCAATCTCATATCGATATTATattgatatcaaattaaacgggtcttagggctggtttggtattgatgtgctttgaaaaaaagctgctgtgagaataagcggctgtgctgtgagaataagcggctgtgaaaaaaatcagcagagtgtttggtaaacttttttgtaaaagtgcttttgaaaaaaaagcagtctgatagtgggtcttttcattaaaggagcattgtagctccatgtgctttgaaaaaaaaacagttttccaaagctacaaatagcagcttcagctttttcctttgatttcagcttattctcacagcagcttccaaaataagctcttttttttcagtttaccaaacacctaaaaccctcacagctttttttcataggtgctttttttttaagcacctcactcccaaaccaccccttaataTACTCattaataaccaataaattGATTTGTCACCTCTATTCCcaacacaatgaaaaatttctcgtgcCGGTGATGACTTTATATAGTCATAACTTCTTTTTTAGCTTGATAACCAAGTCCAAGTTGAGGATGGATGGTTACATTTTCAACACGATGCTCTTAGGTGTAGCATACCGCTGTTTATAAGAAAGAAGTCGAGAAATAAACAGCAGCATGGGTATCAGCACGAATTGAAAGCtctgtaaatttaattaaaaattttgtgGTAATTTACGGCTGCGAGGATAATGGCAtgaattaaaagttaaaaaaataagtgctcaaaaccaaattaaaagttCAAATAGCAAAATAGAACATTGTCCAAAGTTTACAAGGCGTTactaaatttttagaaaaactaataaaaagggtttgaaaactttgagttttaatgataaggacaaaataaagggtaaagtgaatagtaccaagattgactttttagtgtaaaaatgtggttttttgttaaagtgaacagtaccgggagtttttcgttaaagttctctaaatttttccctttaattttgtatttatttttcattaaaaaaataaaaaagaaaatagtttttcaTGGGCCACACCATTGGTCAAAAAATCCAATCCAAAACAAGTTCTTAGCCCAAGCCATTCATACAATTCCATCCAACGCCATAGCTTCTCCGCCATGGCTGCAGACCTCTCTGCTCAAACCTTCCTCCTATCCACAACCACGACCACCCCCCAACCAAAGGCGTAGCCACCCACAAGGCTAAGGTGGACTGTAGTCCAGGGAGGTTTTCTGTAATGATAGTGTTATCCATGCACTcgtttttacttcttacacacttcTCTTAATTGTCGGTTGttcggatcaaatgaattgaaaatgatCACTGACATAATATTGATAAGGCTGTGTTGGAAATAAAAATGGGTTTGTGAATAGATCTATTCTTTTGTAAACTCATGCTTATAGCTTACTCAATTTCAAtacatattattatttaatgtgtatttaGTAGAGGAGAGGTAGTAAATAAtagtaaaaattataaattagttcTATCTCCGGTCCCCTTTATTCTATTCTTGAAAGAAAAATGTCATTTACCCTATGTAATTTAGCCTTTGTGCTTCTTGCtcaagaaaaaattaataagtTCTTTAAATACACAATTAAATCCCATCTCTGCAATTCCTGACTTTCCGTTACAATTTTTCAATGAATGTCACATTTGGTACGTTCTTAATCTCCTTATTTACTTATTCTTGATTTAATTAGtaggttaattatttatatggtcctTGAATTTATCGGTTATGGTTATGATTTTgagaataatttatattatattgttgttcttttatattaattattatatattttatataagtaaaaaaaataaacatatgatTTTATAGTACTATTTTCAACTAGCCCACTCAAGAAAAAAATCTTGTCTCCGCCCTTGCCCCCCTTGCCCCCAACACTTCCACCCCAGAACCACCACCTCCTTCTTGCCTTCCTCCTCTCTCTACTCTCACTCCAAACCCCTCCTCCACCTCTCCAAAACCTCCCGCCCCCACCGTCACAGCCTCCACCAAGTGCTCTGCCAGTCCACCGGCACCCAACCCATTTTCCAGCTCGGCCATGACCGCCCCTCCAAGGTCCCCATTTCCCACATCAGGAATTTCTGCATCATCGCCCACATCGACCATGGCAAGTCGACTTTGGCCGATAAGCTGCTCGAAACCACCGGCACTGTGCAGAAGCGCGAGTTATATTGTTACCCCATTTCCTTCTTTGACATGAATCAACCAACCCCTTTCACCTTTCATTTGTAGTTTGCGCGACATGATAGACTACGCTCTCGCTGAGGTCACGAATCAAGTAGCCGCGATCAGGGTTTTCGATGCAAATTTAGACGGGGTATTTGAGTGGTTTCTTAAAGGGAGGAATAGAACCTGCCATCGCTTACACTCCATGAGTCATGACAGTAGAGGTGCTGGAGTCGAAATCTGCCTGATCTGCACTGGCCCTGCAGATCTCTAGTTTATTTGCCAGATGCTATCATGTGACTTACTTCTTTTCTGTTCGGCCCCATTTTTCTTGTAAGGTTTAATTTCAATAACACAAAAAAATGGGGTTATAGGGTTAGTCCAATTCCAACTCCTCCATCGTCTTTGTTCTTATACAGATGCTGAATTTCTTGAACTTGTTGCATTGCGCAACTCGCTTGTCGACCAGTGCATAAAACACCGCATTTGCAAGCATTTACATTGCGGATTTCGCACTTGAGTagtttctctctcctttttctttttttttttatcatatcgCCTAATTAAAGAGTTAGTTGGTCACACAATCAGTTTATATATCAATATTGGTATTTTCCTTTGTTGTATAATGAGTTGAGCTATTCTAGGTTATGCTATATATATGTACaacttcaaattttaatttggaaaaCTTCGATTgtacgagaaattttttattaaattcgaAACAAGAAGTTATACTTAGTTAGTGATAAAgtgaaaaatacaagaaaagatGGGAGACATAAACTTACCCCCCTCTTaagcaaacaaataaaaatacaagaaagAGGGGGAAGTAAAGTCTAAAACCCTCTGTAAAAATATCTAGAAGGTCTAGACCAGCAAAACAAGTTGCAAAACACCAAGTAATATGttaccaaaacaaaaacacacacGCACATCATAAAAGAGGAAAAACAAGTTGCAAAGCACCAAAAGCAATATGTACAACAACAATATTTGGATAGTTTGTTCCACTTATAGATGCTTAGAGACTAAAGTTAAAAATCACACATTTGCTTTATAATTATATGACAAAATTGGATCACTAATTTCTAAACTTTAGTCGAACTTGAGCTTTAGTTCTTGAACTAAAAATCCATGAGTATTGAATATGAAGAGAGGATCCTCGCCAGATCCTCTTTGTGTGGATCTTGAGGATCCTCAAATTACATTatttcatcgtatatcgtgcggtcagaaatcattgtaattttttttatttaaaattgaatataaacagtacctgacgaaaattgaccgcacgatgtacgatgaacagatgtgattgaaggattccggaatcctcacaaagagaatccagcGAGGATCCTCTCTCTTGAATATGGATGGATGCAAAACATTGCAGCAGTACTATGTGCTGATGGTAAAAAGCAGTTGGATATATACATTCAAAAAGTGATTAAGCACTAAACACTAATTAGCCAAACCATATACATAATATACAATGAAGGTTAGATGATTTCTGATCACAATACGGTGTGAAAATTTGACTGCAAACCGGCGAAGTAGGAAACAAGCagcatcattttttttaattcagatAAGATAGAATTTATGCAGCTGCAGGAACCTTTGACTGTTTTATTTCTCTCCTTTAGGGCCATCTGAAGCCTTGACTTTCAAAATGGGAATTACAAAGAAGAAGTGTTTGCAATACGAAAGAAGTTTATAGCTATTAGTCCTGAACCAATCAGGATACAAATATGGGGTCTTCCTGGATGGATTGACCTACGACTGATTTACTCAGGCCCTTTCCCACTGACTTCTTCCTTCATTCGGAGAAGTCATCAGGAATGGAACCAGTGGAAAG encodes the following:
- the LOC126591171 gene encoding GDSL esterase/lipase EXL3-like, producing the protein MLKNTYENLNMQCIFSPTKAMNFLSPKLLPSSSKSSLELITIAIVLFLCRNAAAVELPNNEKIPAVIVFGDSIVDPGNNNNIGTIVKCNFPPYGRDFVGKRPTGRFSNGRVPSDWIAESVGVKKILPAYLDSNLKIQDLLTGVSFASGGSGYDPLTPKIVSVLSLSDQLDLFKKYISKINAAVGKERTATIVSKSIYIVCTGSNDIANTYLSTPLRRPHYDIPAYTDLMVKSASVSFLQELYGLGARRIGVVSLPAIGCVPSQRTLNGGIDRGCSETANQAASLFNSKLSAQIDAFNRRLPEARLVYLDIYNTLLSLIQNPTQYGFEVINRGCCGTGNVEVSILCTRYSPGTCNDSSKYIFWDSFHPSEKGYEVITSLVFDSQVHKFF